One stretch of Corynebacterium auriscanis DNA includes these proteins:
- a CDS encoding (Fe-S)-binding protein, which yields MDLLAAGQATSNDIPWNITIPLGIIGALLSLPAWIFFIRGAAQIFTTIRLGQPALKRTDNPAGRLMNLIKEIIGHTKMAKKPGVAIAHWFVMVGFLLGSMVWFEAYIQIFNPEGGWPIIGNWGLYHFVDELLGLGTVLGIIALIIIRQKIGDKDKKARFYGSNSKAAYFVEAVVLIEGLGMILVKASKIATFASYEGGHAATDFFTMQVAKILPESPLLVSIFALIKLLSGMIWLFIVGQNVKWGVAWHRFMAFFNIFLKRNSDGRNALGAAKPMTSNGRILTMENADPDTDKIGAGTIDDFTWKGWMDFTSCTECGRCQEQCPAWNTAKPLSPKLLITALRDNAIESAPYLKAAKAESSRGAGMFSSGTAVLDDPAIDAHADMPLLQLVASGEQGVIDPDILWSCTNCGACVEQCPVDIEHIDHIVDMRRYQVLVDSEFPTELGGLFKNMETKGNPWGQNNNKRSEWIEAAKADGIDIPVYGQDIENFDDTEYLFWVGCAGVYDDNAAKTTRAVADLLYTAGVKFAVLGEGEGCTGDSARRAGNEFLFQMMAEQNIEVLDDAFEGVPPKQRKIVVTCAHCFNTLRNEYPEMGGNYDVVHHTQLLNKLIREGRLEPVNSPQTGRQVTYHDPCFLGRHNKVFEAPRELIGASGANLVEMDRNRDTGFCCGAGGARMWMEEHIGERINLNRTDEALATGSDTIAVGCPFCKTMMSDGVNNRQSDIEDKSQRTQVLDISQMFRESIMVDGKLPAPKEPEFLVAPERGWVDEEKLAREEAERKAEEEAKRRAEEEKKRKAEQKAAEEAKKKEAAAAAGAGAAGAGAGAPAAPGAPSAGAPAAPGAPSAPSAGAPAAPGAPAAPGAPAAPGAPKAPSAGAPAAPGAPSAPSAGAPAAPGAPAAPGAPAAPGAPSAPSAGAPAAPGAPSAGAPAAPGAPSAPSAGAPAAPGAPAAPGAPAAPGAPKAPSAGAPAAPGAPSAPSAGAPAAPGAPAAPGAPKAPSAGAPAAPGAPAAPGAPKAPSAQEESAAPATPAAPAAAKTTSDGKIKLGATAPAAPGAPAAPGASAAAPAAPAQAEADAETASAEAQAPQSQTPAAPGAPSAPGAPAAPAASAEPEAPAAQKSEPATPSAPAQSGASTEGGVIKLGAMTPGAPGAPAPAAPSAPAAAPAVPAQAEAPAAPEAPKAKAPSVPASEEAPAEEVPAQEPHTEEAQAPTETEAAAAPAAPAAPAAKEVPSEDNAPAQEQGQSQTKTEGGIIKITPNVPGAPGAPNA from the coding sequence ATGGACCTGCTTGCAGCAGGGCAGGCGACCTCCAATGACATTCCGTGGAACATCACCATTCCGCTGGGAATCATTGGCGCGCTGCTTTCACTGCCCGCCTGGATCTTCTTCATCCGCGGCGCGGCGCAGATCTTTACCACGATCCGCCTCGGCCAACCGGCGCTGAAGAGGACGGATAACCCCGCCGGCCGACTGATGAACCTGATCAAGGAAATCATCGGCCACACCAAGATGGCCAAGAAACCGGGCGTGGCAATCGCCCACTGGTTCGTCATGGTTGGATTCCTGTTGGGATCCATGGTGTGGTTCGAGGCCTACATTCAGATCTTCAACCCCGAGGGTGGCTGGCCCATCATCGGCAACTGGGGCTTGTACCACTTCGTTGATGAGCTACTGGGTCTGGGCACCGTCCTGGGCATTATCGCGCTGATCATCATCCGTCAGAAGATCGGTGACAAGGATAAGAAGGCCCGCTTCTACGGCTCGAACTCCAAGGCCGCATACTTCGTGGAAGCCGTGGTCCTGATCGAGGGCCTGGGCATGATCCTGGTGAAGGCTTCCAAGATCGCTACTTTCGCCAGCTACGAGGGTGGCCATGCCGCAACGGACTTCTTCACCATGCAGGTGGCCAAGATTCTGCCGGAATCCCCGCTGCTGGTTTCCATCTTCGCCCTGATCAAGCTGCTGTCCGGCATGATCTGGCTGTTCATCGTTGGCCAGAACGTCAAGTGGGGTGTCGCTTGGCACCGCTTCATGGCGTTCTTCAACATCTTCCTGAAGCGCAACTCCGATGGTCGCAACGCCCTGGGCGCAGCAAAGCCCATGACCTCCAACGGTCGCATCCTGACCATGGAGAACGCCGACCCAGACACCGACAAAATCGGTGCGGGCACCATTGACGACTTCACCTGGAAGGGCTGGATGGACTTCACCTCCTGCACGGAGTGTGGACGTTGCCAAGAACAGTGCCCCGCATGGAACACCGCAAAGCCACTGAGCCCGAAGCTGCTGATCACCGCGCTGCGCGATAACGCTATCGAATCTGCCCCATACCTGAAGGCCGCCAAAGCCGAGAGCTCCCGTGGTGCTGGCATGTTCTCCAGCGGCACTGCGGTTCTGGACGACCCAGCCATCGACGCACACGCCGACATGCCGTTGCTGCAGCTGGTTGCTTCCGGCGAGCAAGGTGTAATCGATCCAGACATCCTGTGGTCCTGCACCAACTGTGGTGCTTGTGTTGAGCAGTGCCCAGTGGACATCGAGCACATCGACCACATTGTGGATATGCGCCGTTACCAAGTGCTGGTGGACTCCGAATTCCCAACCGAGCTGGGTGGCCTGTTCAAGAACATGGAAACCAAGGGAAACCCTTGGGGCCAGAACAACAACAAGCGTTCCGAGTGGATCGAAGCGGCCAAGGCAGACGGCATCGACATCCCGGTTTACGGCCAGGACATCGAGAACTTCGACGATACCGAGTACCTGTTCTGGGTTGGTTGTGCCGGCGTATACGACGACAACGCTGCCAAGACCACCCGCGCCGTGGCGGACCTGCTGTACACCGCTGGTGTGAAGTTCGCCGTACTGGGTGAGGGCGAGGGCTGTACCGGTGATTCCGCCCGCCGCGCTGGTAACGAGTTCCTCTTCCAGATGATGGCAGAGCAGAACATCGAAGTTCTGGACGACGCGTTCGAAGGCGTGCCACCGAAGCAGCGCAAGATCGTCGTGACCTGTGCACACTGCTTCAACACCCTGCGCAACGAGTACCCAGAAATGGGCGGCAACTACGACGTGGTTCACCACACGCAGCTGCTGAACAAGTTGATCCGCGAAGGCCGACTGGAGCCAGTGAACAGTCCTCAGACGGGGCGTCAGGTCACCTACCACGACCCATGCTTCCTGGGCCGCCACAACAAGGTCTTCGAAGCTCCGCGTGAGCTAATTGGTGCATCTGGCGCAAACTTGGTGGAGATGGATCGTAACCGCGACACCGGTTTCTGCTGTGGTGCCGGTGGTGCCCGCATGTGGATGGAAGAGCACATCGGCGAGCGCATCAACCTGAACCGTACGGATGAGGCGCTGGCGACGGGCTCCGACACGATTGCCGTGGGTTGCCCATTCTGTAAGACCATGATGAGCGACGGTGTCAACAACCGTCAGTCCGATATCGAGGACAAGAGCCAGCGCACTCAGGTTCTGGACATCTCCCAGATGTTCCGCGAATCCATCATGGTCGACGGCAAGCTGCCAGCGCCGAAGGAACCAGAGTTCCTGGTTGCTCCAGAGCGCGGTTGGGTTGATGAAGAGAAGCTGGCCCGCGAGGAGGCTGAGCGCAAGGCCGAGGAAGAGGCGAAGCGTCGCGCTGAAGAAGAGAAGAAGCGCAAGGCTGAGCAGAAGGCGGCCGAGGAAGCGAAGAAGAAGGAAGCTGCGGCAGCAGCGGGTGCTGGTGCTGCGGGTGCTGGTGCAGGCGCTCCAGCAGCTCCGGGTGCTCCATCCGCGGGTGCCCCAGCAGCTCCGGGTGCTCCAAGTGCTCCATCCGCAGGCGCTCCAGCAGCTCCGGGCGCCCCAGCAGCTCCAGGTGCCCCAGCTGCACCGGGTGCTCCAAAGGCTCCATCCGCAGGTGCCCCAGCAGCTCCAGGCGCTCCAAGTGCTCCATCCGCAGGCGCTCCAGCAGCTCCGGGCGCCCCAGCAGCACCGGGTGCTCCAGCTGCACCGGGTGCTCCAAGTGCTCCATCCGCAGGCGCTCCAGCAGCTCCGGGTGCTCCATCCGCGGGTGCCCCAGCAGCTCCGGGTGCTCCAAGTGCTCCATCCGCAGGCGCTCCAGCAGCTCCGGGCGCCCCAGCAGCTCCAGGTGCCCCAGCTGCACCGGGTGCTCCAAAGGCTCCATCCGCAGGTGCCCCAGCAGCTCCAGGCGCTCCAAGTGCTCCATCCGCAGGCGCTCCAGCAGCTCCGGGCGCCCCAGCTGCACCGGGTGCTCCAAAGGCTCCATCCGCAGGCGCCCCAGCAGCTCCGGGTGCTCCAGCTGCACCGGGTGCTCCAAAGGCTCCATCCGCCCAGGAAGAGTCCGCTGCGCCGGCTACCCCAGCCGCACCAGCTGCAGCCAAGACCACTTCTGACGGCAAGATCAAGCTTGGTGCAACCGCTCCAGCAGCACCGGGAGCTCCAGCCGCCCCTGGCGCGTCAGCAGCTGCTCCAGCTGCACCGGCACAGGCCGAGGCAGACGCTGAAACCGCGTCCGCTGAGGCCCAGGCTCCTCAGTCTCAGACCCCAGCAGCGCCGGGTGCACCATCCGCTCCGGGTGCTCCGGCTGCGCCAGCCGCTTCTGCGGAACCGGAAGCTCCAGCTGCTCAGAAGTCCGAGCCAGCTACGCCTTCCGCACCAGCACAATCGGGAGCTAGCACTGAAGGTGGTGTCATCAAGCTGGGCGCGATGACCCCAGGCGCACCGGGCGCTCCAGCGCCTGCTGCTCCATCGGCTCCTGCAGCTGCTCCAGCTGTACCGGCACAGGCCGAGGCGCCAGCAGCACCGGAAGCTCCAAAAGCTAAGGCACCTTCGGTACCGGCATCCGAGGAAGCTCCAGCCGAAGAGGTTCCGGCACAGGAACCACATACCGAAGAGGCTCAGGCCCCAACTGAAACCGAGGCTGCGGCAGCACCGGCGGCTCCAGCTGCGCCGGCTGCCAAGGAAGTTCCGTCCGAGGACAACGCTCCTGCGCAAGAGCAGGGCCAGTCCCAGACGAAGACCGAAGGCGGCATCATCAAGATCACGCCTAATGTCCCAGGTGCTCCCGGCGCCCCCAACGCTTGA
- a CDS encoding HtaA domain-containing protein: MKTTVARHGAVSLAAICALLSAGVAVPAYAQVSPPVTETSTTPLSVDVGTMTWGIRSSFNNYTHGPTELIGTATENEKKNRFGFSIKARTYDRENERFEAKFSGGVRYKKYCDREAQDKCQLDLKIENPRIVISPEGSFVYATVTSKQYPSGNVYLNSGVDDSKPIAQLHTANADFKTSGSVVTWSEIPSTLTREGHEMFSHFYPVGVGLDSLTFSFDVSGLEGFARPSTDGAAFAVSTRKFDNEALYERRRELFALKDHVIVATADYRWSPVAKAGFSLLDRDLSEVHSQHVRLNEYGAVAFDDRNQDLYFVGKQNSESRPFNDDFQTVYKVHVDVKTGFGQPVVVHTFADPVTAIGYNHWSDRVLAVTEKQAAVLNSGAVSPTDLPRQSDLVADAGFIEPEGMYGEAQAGFPVKHDLLAMKDGSFILNSGSSSAMKNDKKYFGLMVGIDASAPELSARLFSESASSESGMKTTAARTNGETIVRYNSIGQPEYSFAQTLRYENGQLHRINDVSAGREDVADGEHSDIKVWGNAVLTHSGTLLALDANDGHLKRLNTQTLKREAAEDIAIPKGAKTNEYLHGGMLLLDEGTIFVPSYDDAPGEGEERYVLRKVYDPSFIPPVVDKGQGYEPLEQGTGEGKTPAGEEPMPTGTADAPHKPIPGKPTSGEPMPSESTPSQPTPSGSASGKPPALSDSSGSVSPEDGDNSSTDKSPGDSKTSLWWTFTKWFGIFGGVLALIAILDHFFGNIIRHAFVR, translated from the coding sequence TTGAAAACTACTGTTGCCCGCCACGGTGCTGTTTCGCTTGCGGCGATTTGTGCTTTGTTGTCAGCCGGTGTGGCGGTTCCGGCTTATGCGCAAGTGAGCCCACCCGTAACTGAAACCTCAACTACACCGCTGTCCGTTGACGTCGGGACGATGACGTGGGGAATTCGATCTTCATTCAATAACTACACGCACGGACCGACCGAGTTGATCGGCACTGCCACGGAGAATGAGAAAAAGAACAGGTTCGGCTTTTCAATTAAGGCAAGAACTTATGATCGCGAGAATGAACGATTCGAAGCGAAGTTCAGTGGCGGCGTGCGGTACAAGAAGTACTGTGACCGTGAGGCGCAGGATAAGTGTCAGCTCGATCTGAAAATCGAGAATCCGCGCATTGTCATCAGTCCAGAGGGATCTTTTGTTTATGCGACCGTCACGTCAAAGCAGTATCCGAGTGGAAATGTTTACCTCAACTCAGGGGTGGATGATTCCAAGCCAATCGCGCAGCTGCACACTGCGAATGCTGACTTTAAGACCAGTGGGAGCGTAGTGACATGGTCGGAGATTCCCAGCACGCTGACCCGAGAAGGCCACGAAATGTTTTCTCATTTCTACCCGGTAGGTGTGGGATTGGATTCGCTTACGTTCAGTTTCGACGTATCGGGACTGGAAGGTTTTGCTCGGCCGTCCACCGACGGCGCAGCGTTCGCCGTATCCACGCGAAAGTTTGACAATGAGGCGCTTTACGAACGGCGCCGTGAGCTGTTTGCGTTGAAAGACCATGTCATTGTTGCAACGGCAGATTACCGATGGAGCCCCGTGGCGAAAGCTGGTTTTTCCCTATTGGATCGTGATTTGAGCGAAGTGCATTCGCAGCATGTGCGTCTCAATGAATACGGTGCAGTGGCTTTTGATGATCGCAACCAGGACCTTTATTTTGTTGGAAAGCAGAATTCTGAATCGCGGCCATTTAACGACGATTTCCAAACCGTATACAAAGTACACGTTGATGTGAAGACAGGGTTTGGTCAGCCCGTCGTGGTGCATACTTTTGCGGACCCTGTCACGGCGATTGGTTACAACCACTGGTCGGATAGGGTTCTAGCGGTGACCGAGAAGCAGGCCGCAGTGTTGAATAGCGGGGCGGTCTCTCCTACTGACCTGCCACGTCAATCAGATTTGGTGGCAGATGCGGGTTTTATTGAACCCGAAGGCATGTATGGGGAAGCGCAAGCGGGCTTCCCAGTTAAGCATGACCTACTGGCGATGAAGGACGGCAGTTTCATTTTGAACTCGGGTTCTAGCTCCGCGATGAAAAATGACAAGAAGTATTTCGGTCTGATGGTGGGAATTGATGCATCCGCACCTGAACTGTCTGCTCGTTTGTTCTCAGAATCGGCGAGTTCTGAGTCTGGCATGAAGACTACGGCTGCACGAACCAATGGTGAAACAATCGTTCGGTATAACTCCATCGGGCAGCCTGAGTACTCCTTTGCGCAGACTCTCCGCTATGAAAACGGTCAGCTCCATCGAATTAATGATGTATCGGCGGGTCGGGAAGATGTCGCCGATGGCGAACACAGTGATATCAAAGTATGGGGAAATGCTGTCCTCACGCACAGTGGCACATTGCTTGCGCTGGATGCTAATGACGGGCATCTTAAAAGGTTGAACACTCAAACTTTAAAACGGGAAGCGGCAGAAGATATCGCTATTCCGAAGGGCGCAAAGACCAACGAGTACCTCCATGGCGGGATGCTGTTGCTGGATGAGGGAACGATTTTTGTACCCTCTTATGACGATGCGCCAGGTGAAGGCGAAGAACGCTATGTGCTGCGGAAAGTCTACGATCCTTCTTTCATTCCGCCGGTCGTAGACAAAGGGCAAGGCTACGAACCCTTAGAGCAGGGAACGGGTGAGGGTAAAACACCGGCGGGTGAAGAGCCGATGCCTACGGGAACGGCTGACGCACCTCATAAACCGATACCCGGCAAACCAACATCTGGTGAACCAATGCCCAGTGAATCAACACCCAGTCAACCGACGCCAAGTGGATCAGCATCGGGTAAACCCCCGGCGTTGAGTGATTCGTCAGGCTCTGTCAGCCCCGAAGACGGCGACAACTCCTCGACGGACAAATCGCCGGGAGATTCCAAAACGTCGTTGTGGTGGACGTTCACTAAATGGTTTGGAATTTTCGGCGGTGTGCTGGCGCTGATTGCCATCCTGGATCACTTCTTCGGGAACATCATCCGTCACGCGTTTGTTCGCTAG
- a CDS encoding LppP/LprE family lipoprotein yields MKRIATLIVAAGLVISGCSTMENETASSQKEQPETTPSVEATPQTPSKDQPSPTLTSKRELPPNVRTSRDRESEHSRKLPSAQCGSDSATQAVRDNISRVKPNTWDWDASTADIDGYDPCAPLSWITVTIHGATSSSPFQIMLFNYGEYLGTTTSEAYGFMPTVTRAGDDALNVVYHYPLPGESNAERSGEAHASFRWSESAGRIIMTGNVPPQ; encoded by the coding sequence ATGAAGCGGATTGCCACGCTAATCGTCGCAGCAGGGCTCGTCATCTCCGGATGCTCAACAATGGAGAACGAAACGGCGTCGTCCCAAAAAGAACAACCCGAAACAACACCCAGCGTCGAAGCTACCCCGCAAACCCCCTCCAAAGACCAGCCCTCCCCTACCCTGACATCGAAACGCGAGCTGCCGCCGAACGTGCGAACTTCACGCGACCGCGAAAGCGAGCATTCTAGGAAATTGCCATCGGCACAATGCGGTTCCGATAGTGCCACTCAGGCGGTGCGGGACAATATCTCACGGGTCAAACCCAACACTTGGGATTGGGATGCGAGCACCGCGGATATTGATGGCTACGACCCCTGTGCGCCCCTGTCGTGGATTACAGTGACGATTCATGGCGCGACGTCGTCGTCGCCGTTCCAGATCATGCTATTCAACTACGGGGAATACTTAGGAACCACCACATCGGAGGCATACGGTTTCATGCCGACCGTGACGCGTGCGGGTGATGACGCTCTTAATGTGGTTTATCACTACCCACTGCCTGGCGAAAGTAACGCGGAACGCTCCGGTGAGGCGCACGCCAGTTTCCGGTGGAGTGAGTCCGCTGGCCGCATCATCATGACTGGTAACGTGCCACCACAGTAG
- a CDS encoding glycosyltransferase, protein MTKKGNHVRDDRFDILLPELRPYFVEALAGQGQATIYGGKLTYAKNGLQTEDEIIKVSPKNAFIQGFRSRSNVVVVPEPLWFRQYPLTVPFITGVLLGRWVRLQTPRMGTICIDNAPPTAVLKLPDVVPVRLRKVLGSIVVLPQSLVISHWVFGTDAARDTYKELLGPVFDRWIAPRSRVVLPKPRQRGTTQGLPAQFAFIGRLSRFKGIPLMLDTWEKIAEARSDATLHIAGIGEMEEEVVEWARSRPEVTVEIDVTRERVFEILSRCGTHFQLSMPRKRGGEQVGSANLEALSMGLRLVVTSETGISEWLKTLGHVVVQPSISSENLANLILRELEQPWSPPAASFYGEDGLAYQHRILLEKLRL, encoded by the coding sequence ATGACGAAAAAGGGAAATCACGTGCGCGACGATCGTTTCGATATTCTCCTTCCCGAATTGCGTCCTTATTTCGTTGAGGCATTGGCGGGGCAAGGTCAAGCAACAATTTATGGAGGCAAGCTGACTTACGCCAAAAATGGATTGCAGACTGAAGATGAAATTATCAAAGTCTCGCCTAAAAACGCTTTTATTCAAGGGTTTCGATCGCGTTCGAATGTAGTTGTTGTGCCTGAACCGTTGTGGTTTAGACAGTATCCGTTGACCGTGCCATTTATTACCGGAGTTTTGCTCGGTCGTTGGGTGCGTCTGCAGACGCCTAGGATGGGGACTATATGCATTGATAACGCGCCGCCTACTGCGGTATTGAAGTTGCCTGATGTCGTTCCGGTTAGGTTGCGGAAAGTATTGGGGTCGATTGTCGTGCTCCCCCAAAGTCTGGTGATTTCTCATTGGGTTTTCGGTACCGATGCGGCGCGTGATACATACAAGGAATTATTGGGTCCGGTATTTGATCGCTGGATTGCTCCCAGGTCTCGGGTGGTATTACCTAAACCTCGTCAACGGGGAACCACGCAAGGGTTGCCTGCTCAATTCGCATTCATTGGGCGATTGTCCAGATTTAAAGGCATACCTTTAATGCTGGATACATGGGAAAAAATCGCGGAGGCGCGTTCGGATGCAACTCTGCATATCGCCGGTATAGGTGAAATGGAAGAGGAAGTGGTGGAGTGGGCTCGATCACGACCAGAGGTAACGGTTGAAATTGATGTCACCCGGGAGCGAGTCTTCGAAATACTCTCTCGGTGTGGTACTCACTTCCAGCTGTCGATGCCACGGAAACGCGGTGGAGAGCAAGTGGGTAGCGCTAATCTTGAGGCCCTTTCGATGGGGCTACGGCTGGTGGTAACTTCCGAAACGGGTATTTCGGAATGGCTTAAAACACTGGGGCACGTTGTTGTTCAGCCTTCCATCTCAAGCGAAAATTTGGCAAATTTGATCCTCCGCGAATTGGAACAGCCTTGGTCTCCTCCGGCGGCGTCCTTTTACGGTGAAGATGGACTGGCCTATCAACACCGTATTCTTCTTGAGAAGCTTCGATTGTAA
- a CDS encoding DNA-3-methyladenine glycosylase — protein sequence MASVPDQVLVDFDQPADVVAPQLLGGILRLGHVAVRITEVEAYLGESDPASHAFKGPTPRCATMFGPSSHLYVYASYGIHRAGNLVCSPDGHAGGVLLRGGEVVAGYNVARRRRGPKALDAALARGPGNLGQAMGFDLELNGAEVRQGEIPDSSAQSDSATAPAPSDSSNPVGSAERAVSSAAVSLPVLYFRRATEPVEFVAGKRIGISKNVEAPLRFWIPGDPTVSTPRGRPRPFKPQV from the coding sequence ATGGCGAGCGTCCCAGACCAGGTTCTGGTCGATTTCGATCAGCCCGCTGACGTAGTCGCCCCGCAACTGTTGGGCGGGATTCTGCGCTTAGGGCACGTGGCTGTGCGAATCACCGAGGTGGAGGCTTACCTGGGCGAAAGCGATCCGGCGTCTCACGCCTTCAAGGGTCCCACCCCTCGGTGCGCAACGATGTTCGGCCCTTCGTCCCATTTGTATGTTTACGCGAGCTACGGCATCCACCGCGCCGGGAACCTGGTATGCAGCCCTGATGGGCACGCGGGCGGAGTGCTGCTGCGGGGCGGGGAGGTCGTCGCAGGTTACAACGTTGCACGGCGCCGTCGGGGACCTAAGGCCCTCGACGCCGCGCTGGCCCGCGGCCCCGGAAACCTCGGGCAGGCGATGGGGTTTGACCTCGAGCTCAACGGGGCAGAGGTTCGCCAAGGTGAGATCCCTGATTCCTCTGCGCAGTCCGATTCCGCAACGGCACCGGCCCCGTCTGATTCGTCTAACCCGGTTGGTTCGGCTGAGCGGGCTGTCTCGTCCGCCGCGGTTTCGCTGCCCGTCTTGTACTTCCGGCGCGCCACTGAACCCGTAGAATTCGTCGCGGGAAAACGCATCGGGATCAGCAAAAACGTCGAGGCCCCACTGCGTTTCTGGATCCCAGGAGACCCAACCGTCAGCACCCCGCGCGGCCGACCAAGGCCATTCAAACCTCAGGTCTGA
- a CDS encoding TetR/AcrR family transcriptional regulator yields the protein MARPREFNERDVLRAAIVTFGTHGFNALSVDTVLKELGLNRSSFYKIFGSKHGLFRMALETVCQSAEEGIVDYDAKNLVLVALTELAPTSKDIRARTHEAVRLCFNDDPAELGQHVLSRAGH from the coding sequence ATGGCTAGACCACGAGAGTTCAACGAACGCGACGTTCTTCGCGCCGCGATCGTCACCTTTGGCACACACGGATTCAACGCACTATCGGTGGATACGGTCCTGAAGGAGTTGGGGTTGAACCGCTCCAGTTTCTATAAGATTTTCGGATCTAAACACGGTTTATTCCGCATGGCGTTAGAAACGGTTTGTCAAAGTGCAGAGGAGGGCATTGTCGATTATGACGCTAAAAACCTCGTCCTCGTTGCACTCACGGAACTAGCCCCCACTAGCAAAGACATCCGCGCTCGCACGCACGAAGCCGTTCGACTTTGCTTTAACGACGATCCAGCTGAGTTAGGCCAACACGTCCTATCCCGCGCCGGCCACTGA